One Heterodontus francisci isolate sHetFra1 chromosome 3, sHetFra1.hap1, whole genome shotgun sequence DNA window includes the following coding sequences:
- the LOC137352269 gene encoding uncharacterized protein isoform X2: MGGGGSKWRKVAVGPPEAGECRKESCTEEGDSQPPGQGEESAGGQQRPAKIGRRDSANLQHLPGTTSEIRRKGSGSHFPVEDGNMDQELDRALAECEDWWLNSEWEAEPGSSRPPNSYTWTNSMSPCSEPAFKCTPSIQILAGKGGRAASRQQPEPLLGSQKVQTRPGQSQWRERKPAAPNQAWALSNSKLIKHRNHLNRTHDLFTISTQDIENNNLANGS; encoded by the exons ATGGGTGGTGGCGGTAGTAAATGGAGAAAAGTTGCAGTGGGACCTCCGGAGGCAGGTGAGTGCAGAAAGGAGAGCTGCACAGAGGAGGGAGATAGCCAACCCCCAGGGCAGGGGGAGGAGAGTGCCGGAGGGCAGCAGAGGCCAGCAAAGATCGGTAGGAGAGATAGTGCAAATTTGCAGCATCTCCCCGGGACCACGAGTGAGATCCGGCGCAAAGGGAGTGGCTCGCATTTTCCTGTCGAGGATGGAaacatggaccaagagctggacagAGCACTGGCGGAGTGCGAGGACTGGTGGCTGAACTCGGAATGGGAAGCGGAGCCCGGCTCTTCCCGGCCACCCAACTCTTACACGTGGACTAACTCCATGTCCCCCTGCAGTGAGCCGGCCTTTAAATGCACTCCTTCTATCCAGATCCTGGCCGGGAAAGGTGGCAGGGCCGCCAGCCGCCAGCAACCCGAGCCGCTGCTTGGCTCACAGAAAGTTCAGACACGGCCAGGTCAAAGTCAATGGAGAGAGAGGAAACCGGCAGCTCCAAACCAGGCTTGGGCACTGAGCAACTCCAAGCTTATCAAACACAGGAACCATCTAAACCGAACACAC GATTTATTTACTATAAGTACACAGGACATAGAAAATAACAACTTGGCCAATGG
- the LOC137352269 gene encoding uncharacterized protein isoform X1 codes for MGGGGSKWRKVAVGPPEAGECRKESCTEEGDSQPPGQGEESAGGQQRPAKIGRRDSANLQHLPGTTSEIRRKGSGSHFPVEDGNMDQELDRALAECEDWWLNSEWEAEPGSSRPPNSYTWTNSMSPCSEPAFKCTPSIQILAGKGGRAASRQQPEPLLGSQKVQTRPGQSQWRERKPAAPNQAWALSNSKLIKHRNHLNRTHDLFTISTQDIENNNLANGFYINGKNTSLNSTPILYDYSEEELMASIEREYS; via the exons ATGGGTGGTGGCGGTAGTAAATGGAGAAAAGTTGCAGTGGGACCTCCGGAGGCAGGTGAGTGCAGAAAGGAGAGCTGCACAGAGGAGGGAGATAGCCAACCCCCAGGGCAGGGGGAGGAGAGTGCCGGAGGGCAGCAGAGGCCAGCAAAGATCGGTAGGAGAGATAGTGCAAATTTGCAGCATCTCCCCGGGACCACGAGTGAGATCCGGCGCAAAGGGAGTGGCTCGCATTTTCCTGTCGAGGATGGAaacatggaccaagagctggacagAGCACTGGCGGAGTGCGAGGACTGGTGGCTGAACTCGGAATGGGAAGCGGAGCCCGGCTCTTCCCGGCCACCCAACTCTTACACGTGGACTAACTCCATGTCCCCCTGCAGTGAGCCGGCCTTTAAATGCACTCCTTCTATCCAGATCCTGGCCGGGAAAGGTGGCAGGGCCGCCAGCCGCCAGCAACCCGAGCCGCTGCTTGGCTCACAGAAAGTTCAGACACGGCCAGGTCAAAGTCAATGGAGAGAGAGGAAACCGGCAGCTCCAAACCAGGCTTGGGCACTGAGCAACTCCAAGCTTATCAAACACAGGAACCATCTAAACCGAACACAC GATTTATTTACTATAAGTACACAGGACATAGAAAATAACAACTTGGCCAATGG ATTCTATATCAATGGAAAGAATACGTCTCTGAACTCGACTCCAATTCTGTATGATTACTCCGAAGAGGAATTAATGGCCAGTATTGAGAGAGAATACAGCTGA